Genomic segment of Ailuropoda melanoleuca isolate Jingjing chromosome 1, ASM200744v2, whole genome shotgun sequence:
CAATAAACAAGTTTTAGCAATctttacatactttaaaattaaatctaattGTAATTTACTGTTGAAATTGAAGGACCTTTACTAAATCTCCACAGATTAAAAGGCCAtagaatgaaaattatttcactaaataaaattttggttATCACGTTTTGTTATGACACATCTCTGTTACCTAAAAAAGTAAGCCTTAGTTTACCgaggatttaatttatttaactgttaCTTAAAATCTGGAAAGTCAATTCACAGAATAGGATAAATACTAAAGAGGTAGTAAGCATAATCAATGATACGAGCTTTCTGTACAGCTTTCTGTAACCGCTGAAGTAGATTAAAATTAAACCCCTAACTGCatacatttcaaaaatcaaaaatcatactgtacacttaaaatggtcaattttatataaactatacctcaataaagctgattttaaaaagggCTAGAAGAAGGATTAATAATATGAATCCTTATAAGTGAaaacaaaccatttaaaaatatttttaaggggcacctggctggctcagtcggttaagcatctgactcctcaTACCAGTTCCGGTCAtaagctcagggtcatgggattgagcccaggtgaggctccatgctcagcatggagtctgcttgtctctccctccccttagcccctcccctcactctctctctaaaaatgaataaataaaatcgtaaaaaaaaaaaaacactttaaaaacaaataaaaacagcaagacGACCCCAGATCATGGTTCGCATTCATGTCTTTTCAGTCTCCTTAAATCTGGAATATTCctcaatcttttcttctttcatgacatTGGAGTTTTTGAAGCATAATCAGTTACTTTATAGAATGTTTCAACTAGGGATTATCTGGTTTTCCTTATTAGAgtcattacatatttttatgcaATGCCACAAGTGATATTGCCCTTGGTGCATCCTATCAGGAAGCATATAATGCCCATTAATCCCACTAGTGGTGATGCAAATTTTGAACACTTAGGTAAGGGGCGTCTGTCAGGTTTCCCTGGTGTAAAACTACAGaccttttccctttgtaattagcAAGTAGCTTGCAGGGAGAGATTTTCAGACTGCAGTTTTTGTCATTCCTTAAAACTTTTATGTCTAATAGTTTTAGCAACCATTGAAGATTCTTGCTTAACTACTATCATGGTTGTCAAATGGTTAAtttgtagctttattttttacttgtacATATTTAATCCATTTGTAATTTGTATTAATTTAGTATAAGGCAAGGGTGTAAATTAATGTCCTTCCAAAGAATTAATTGTACtatcttttgtcctttttctacCAAAATGAAATGTCATATTTATCATATAAATTCTCATAGGTACTTCCATCTATTCTGGACTCTATTCCTTTTAACAAAACCCTGCTCCTTCCTGCATGAGAATTTGAccttttaatacatttgtttctCTGGCACCCTGATAACTACAATATGTCAACTCTATTACATTTGCTTATGGTAAAAATGACGATTGGTAAAATGCATCTGAACCAGAAGAAATTGTATCTGATGGGGACACCATACTTGGAAGCTTCCAAGTGCGGGAACACAACTAGGCAGGTCTTCCAGGAACTTTGGAAGCTATACTACAGTTTTTTTAAGACAAAGTGGGTGCTGAAACATAAAACTTTCAAAGCCAGGAAAGTCCTGCACTTGCACGCTGTGGATTTCATCATCTTGCACACTACAGGAGGACCACTACAGGAACTTGGGGAATGCCTGACCCTGCCCTATTGCATGCTGCTTCCCACCCTATATTTTCCTAAGTGAACATGATGCTGAATGtgaatagaattttctttcttttttttttttaaagattttatttatttattcgacagagatagagacagccagcgagagggaacacaagcaggggtagtgggagaggaagaagcaggctcacagcagaagagcctgatgttggggctcgatcccataacgctgggatcacaccctgagccgaaggcagacgcttaaccgctgtgccacccaggcgccccgtgaataGAATTTTCTATGTTTGAATGGttgctagaattaaaaaaaaaagatttgagagagagacagagaaagcacacaggagggccagagggagaggagaatctcaagcggactccagcACAGTGCatagccggatgcagggcttgatcctaccaCCCACGAGATTACCACCTGAACTTAACtgaatgcaccacccaggcactcctgaatgtttgctagaattttaaaaaatgattttgagagagagagaatgagtggggggtggaacagagggagagagagacacagacttcccactgagaagagcgcccaacgtggggccgaatcccaggaccctgagatcactacctgagctgaaatcgagtctgccacttaactgagccatccaggcactcctgtTTGCTGGAATTTAAGAAGACACCTTGATCAATGCAGCAGAGCATTGGGGTAAGGATTGGAATATTTATATGGGCTTCCCATTCACTAGCGTACAAATGGATTTAAGATCCATGTATACAAGACAACAAATACTGTTTTCTTCTAGTCTTGTACTTAAATTCATGGtattaatggggtgcctggctagctcggtcagaattcaacttttttttttttttagattttatttatttatttgacagagacaacacaagcagggggagtgggagagaaagaagcacgctcccagtggaggagcctgatgcggggctcaatcccagaatgccaggattacgccctgagctgaaggcagacgcccaacgactgagccacccatgtgccccccggaattcaactttttttttttttaaagattttatttatttattcgacagagacagagacagccagcgagagagggaacacaagcagggggagtgggagaggaagaagcaggctcacagcagaggagcctgatgtggggctcgatcccataacgccgggatcacgccctgagccgaaggcagacgcttaaccgctgtgccacccaggcgcccccggaattcaactcttgatctcagggtcgtgagttagagccccacattgggcacagagattacttaaaaataaactcgACAAAGTGTAAACCCAACCCTAAATAATCCTGAGGAACCAGAAcatataaacaataatttttttttaaagattttatttatttatttgacagagatagagacagccagcaagagagggaacacaagcagggggagtgggagaggaagaagcaggctcacagcggaggagcctgatgtggggctcgatcccgtaacgccgggatcacgccctgagccgaaggcagacgcttaaccgctgtgccacccaggcgccccaataattttgaattttaaattgtattaaaagTTTAATTACATTTGTACGTTTACAAAGAGATTAGTGAAAgtaagttttaaagatttttatttttttaagtagggtctATACCCCATGCGTGTCTTGAACTAACAACCCCACAACCAAGAATCCCATGctctactggggcacctgggtggctcagtcagttaagcgtctggctctgtcatagggtcctgggattgagtcccccttcaggatccctgctcaggagggagtctgcatctccctctccttctgcctgcctccctatgctcatgctctctctcaaataaaatcttaaaaacaaaccctACGCTCTAGCAACTGGGTCAGCCAGGCATcctgaaaattatttcttaaaagattaatttctacacccaatgtggggttcaaactcacaaacTGGAGatcgagttgcatgctctaccaactgagccagccagggaccccctcgaaaataatttttagttttttttttttaaagattttatttatttatttgacagagacacagccagcaagagacagaacacaggcagggagaatgggagaggaagaagcaggctcccagtggaggagcctgatatggggctcgatcccaggactctgagatcacgtcctgagccgaaggcagacgcttaactgagccacccaggtgcccctcgaaaaattttaatttacagtactcagaaaacaaaaatcatgtctttcaaaaaagaacattttccattGTGACTTCTCTGCACTTGATTTTGTAAATATCAGAATGCTTCACTTATCTGACATCAGGGATCTCAGTGTTCCATATAAATTAACTTTCAAGGTGACTTAAGCACCAATCCTTCTATAATTGTTCTAGTGTCACTTCTCTTCCTTATTAGAGGAGTTTATAACAAAAGTGATTCTTAACCCTTTTATAGGATTATCATGATTGAATATACTTTTAGCCTATACTCCTGCTATATAGTCCTTTTATACTTTAGCTCTTTAGCTTAACTTGATGGAACTTTGTTGGGAATTGTTTATGGACCCTACCAATCTTTTTCCTGTTACTATCACCATTCATTGATATgtacaaacatttattgggcatttaCTCCATGCTAGGCACTGTCCTAGACACCAATGATACAGCAAGTCATGAAGCAAGTTACCTCATTGGTTACCTAATCATTTGGCAACTATCAAATGACGGGATACACCAGAAAGAAATACCAAATTATTATTGGTATTGTTATGTGTGGATCTTTATTttagggagttttttttttactatgtctTTGTGTGTGGTAAACTACACATACTATTTGTAACAGTGCATAgatctgtggcattaagtacattcacattgtgcaaacttcaccaccatccatttccaacAAACACCCCATTCTCTCCTCTGTACATactttgaattttctcaaattgaGGGTAACCAGAggcgctcagtcagttaagcgtctaccttctgctcaggtcatgatctcggggtactgggatggagccctgtggggGGTTCCTGGCTCAGGAGGGAGTGTTTCTCCTCCaccttttctctcaaataaaatcttaaacaattttttaaaaagtaggctccatgcccaacatggggcttgaactcacaatcccaagatcaagaatcacatgctccaccaatggagcctgccaggtgcccctaagcccTCTTTTTGAGTCTCATTTTCCCCAAATCTGTCAATTTTACTCTCAACTCATTAAAATTATGCCAGTTGTACTTCCTGCATCAAGGGAATACCCTGATTTACAAACAACTATTTGTAAAGTCTGAAAATTATGGCATGAAAATTGGATTTAGATCGCACAGCACGACTTACCATGGGGAACTCATGACTGTGTTAAGCAACAGCTTTCTTTTTATGAACACCACGCGTGGGTTTAAGTGGATAGGCTTCTGGGGATCAGTTACAAGTGTACAGAAGAATTAGCGAATCATTTCAAGTATACAGGATTCCATAGTATCCATCTTTGTACTAACATCTTGTAGTCTTATTTTACCCTTTAGTTCCATTagcttttttaaagtaaactctacatccAGCATCAGGGTTGAACTCAGCCCTGGGATCTAGTCATACATTCTACCAACGAGTCAGCCAGGAGTTCCTCCATTAGTTTTTTATCTTGTCAGATTGTTTTTGTAAAGTGTtaccttaatttcatttttttttttttaaagattttatttatttatttgacagagagagacagccagtgagagagggaacacaagcagggggagtgggagaggaagaagcaggctcccagcgtaggagcctgatgtggggctcgatcccagaacgccaggatcacgccctgagccaaaggcagacgcttaacgactgagccacccaggcgccccaccttaatttcattttgaaacaatTCTGTgctgtaaataattaaaaatatagcttATTTTCCTTTAGTATGCTCTCAACACTTTTTGTTTCAAGAAAAGACCTCCctctcttatactgttggtgggaggTTAAATTGGCAAAGCTTATTACCGCACTTGTGCATGTTTGCTTTCTTGGAAGTTAAagagttttcttgttttctatatTCATGACTCTCATCGATGGTATATTTCTCATCTTACCTTTAATGTGTACTTCATAATACAAAAATGCACTGTTTTTGACCATTCAATCCActgacttttttccttcttctttaattTAATAAGGCTCCACGCCTAGTGTGGACAAAGTCCTTAAGTCCAGTATCTATCCTAGCATCTAATACATAACATTACACCTATGCAACTACTTCTGATAGCAGTTCCCCTTTCTATAAAGGAATTTACCTCTGGACTGTTGAAGccactcctccccacctcttcctcgCCCCAGCAACATCCAGCCCTTGGTTATTATCTTTGTCCTCTCGggcctccttttcttctccaatgGTTCAGGTATTTTAGTGCCTTAAGGCCATTATATTTGCTGTTCCCTGTACTTAACATGTTCCTCCAGATATCTACAAggctccccccaccttttttccAGTTAGTTTGATTCAGATGATCTTAATTTGttccatattttctatttattgatatacattaaggtttttattttaagattttattggacagagagagagtgcgcacaagcagggggagtgacaggaagatggagaagcaggttctccactgagcaaggagcccgagccctgatcccaagaccctgggatcatgacctgagccgaaggcagacacttaactggctgagccacccaggtgccccagaaataaaatctttaaaaaataaaaattatggggCACCTGCATAGCTCaattaagcatccggctcttgatttcggctctggtcatgatcgcAGAGTCCTGAAACTGAGTAAAGCATCAGGCTCcgcagtgaggagtctgcttgagattctctctccctctccctactaagtatctttaaaaataaataaataaaagacaaagatacCTGGGGCACTTCAATCTCATAGATCCCATCAGTTTATAcagattattataatttaattctaTCCTCACTgttttgaggaagaaaacaaaggagctCATGCTCCTACACCTTTTTATAAAAGTCACCTGACATAATCTACCTCTTTACTAAAACACCCTCACCTTATATTAGAGTTGTCTAAGTATGCTTCCGATTAGAGTATAGGCTTCTTAAAGACATAAACTGTattatttatctttccttcccCACGGTGTTTGATACTGAACATTCTCAATATCAACAACTAGGCTGacagaaaaagggaggaaaaggggcgcctgggtggctcagtcagttcagcgtctgccttcagctcaggtcatgatctcaggttcggggatctagtcccacatcggggtccctgcttggctgggagcctgcttctccctctccctgccattccccctgcttgtgctctctctcaaatgaataaataaaatcttttaaaaagggggggggagggaagaaaaacaaggatttttatttatttattttttaaatagatattatttatttgagacagagagtgcgggcatgagcaggggagagggaagacaactccctgatgagcagggagcccatgccgtcagagctcgatcccagcaccctgagatcagggcccgagccaaaggcagatgcttaacagaaaAAGCCACCcaaattaaggatttttaaagactgaggaagagaaagaattataCCATCGGGTATAAGCAAAAATGTCAGGAAAAGGACTGGTTCCCAAATCTACGCAgttatattttttccccattctaccacaataaaacagtcccattttcaaagaaattaagttttatttgaaaGGAGACTTTTCCTCACACGTATCTTCTAAGGACTCTATACTATACAATAACAGCCTGCTTAACCATTGCCCCAATACCTAAATTTCTAACAGCAAAGTATACAATTGCTCTAAGTAATAAATAATGAGTTGTCCTTCACTGATTAAGGGAATacttaaatttcaataaattcaaCACAAAAATCACACTAAGATTTAAcagatgtattttaaatacatgttttgtAGGAGTCCACAagctttttcatctctaaaaaaaaaaatgacgtaATTTTTAGGGTTCAAAAATTTCATTCTTCAAAAGAAATGACCAAGAGTTTTCTTCTATAGCTTCAAACTTTCGACACTCAACTATTTGACTGCTCCATGCCACCCCAAACTTGACATGACTGAACTACTTTATGTGTTACTTACTACCTTCCccaaaagagaaagttaaaaaaggaGTTCGTTGTAAATGGAGGTCTCTAATACAATGTCTAACAATAACTAACACaaaagaagctttaaaaagataatttctttcctcatttgaTTAGCCAGGAGTTAATTTTCtgtgaaagcaaagaaaaaaaagaaagaaagaaaaaagggaaaaaaagaaaaaagaaagaaataaaaatcatctacAAAGCATAACACTGGGGGttccttttttcattcttaagaTGTTTAACTGCTCAAAATGACAACAATTACATCTTTAAGAGTATACTAAAAGGGGTGGAAAGAGCAATACAACCAACAAAGTGTAGATGGTGAATAAAccaaagttgttgttgttgttttttttaaggattctttTTAAGAAGTAAGAAGGATTAGAAGCTTGGGGAAATccagaattaaacaaaaaacaaaaccaaaacccaaaaccaaaccaaacaaaaaacccaaaaccaaatcaaaccaacacacacacacacacacacacacacacacgaaaaaaaaaaaaaaagatgtcctcATCTGCAACCATTCTGTTTATCAATAGCGTCCTGAAagagagcaaaaaacaaaagtcaaaatgACAGTTATAGTTTGACTTGCGTATTATTTGTCCAACTATCAACAATCTCCATATAccctaattttctaaaataaaccatTAATTAGGAATGGTTCTTAATGCCACAAAAGTAAAAGCATACGTACTTGGGCTGTAGGAACGAGATCTCGATCGTGATCTGTACCGACTATAGTAAGGAGAAGGTGATCTTCTTCTGTAGGAAATAAAAGATTACTTAGCATACCACATAATTACTCCATCGAggcaagtgaaaataaaaattccccaTCATTCAAGTACTACTACAAATACTACAGGAGCAAGCACATGGTACAAGAAAATACTGGCAAATACAGATAATTAACCTATGTTCTCAATCTTGAGAAAATCCTCTCTACTTTCTCAAGAAACCATCatctattttaagtatttttattaatgtgtatGAAACATAAATTAAAAGTGCCAAATAATACAACTATCATCTAATTTAGAACAGAAATTACAATAAAACATTACCTGTACCGGTAATCATAGTCTTCATATCTGTCATACCCACGATCATATCCTCTATCATAGTAAGAATCTCGACGCCTGCCACCTCctccaccaccgccaccaccgccaccaccgccaccgccactactacagaaaaatgtaaagattttACATCAATGCGATTATTTTGCAGTATCATTTAATACCAACTGGTACTTAACTAAAatggagggagacaggaagatTAAGAGAACGAACCACCTTTTTTGTCAGTGACCCCCATGTGTCTCACTTTGCTGACTTCCATGGTATTATTCTGCTTTGGATTCCTATTCACAACATAAATAACCAGGAATGACTTCACAAAACTCCCAAACTATAAACTGTTCTTTTATTAATGCACTATCCAAATCTGCAGGACCTTTTCAACAAGCTGAAATGAAGTACTGTGCTGGGAAACAGTACCAAAATGCTAAGATGTGAGCCCTCATgactaattaaaaaacaattaataaacatcaagaatttaaaaaggtTAAACGACCCTGAATAGCAAAAAGAATTAACTACCCTACACTGAGGCCCGGCACTAAAACAATTTCAAGGTCTGGCTTTTAAATCTTTGGCAGCAAATTTAAACTCTAATCACTTTCTCTTATAGTTCTTCCCAACTTCTAATCACAGGGACACTATTTTCACTTCAGTTTTTGTAGGCTCTCCTTACCAAACCCTCCTATTTTCCCCAGTAAGGATTCAAAGTAAATGAAAGCCTATAttccttctttcacttttaagaaatattctcttcagttgttttatattaaaaaaacatttataaaagccTCTATTTTCCACACGATGTGaaaactggcttaaaaaaaatacacaccacTATCAGTAAAACTCTTCCCTATCCACAAGACTTCCAAAGTCacataagaagagaaagagaatacttGAAAGCATACCCtacttttctagtttttaataatttttctatttatacagCACCAAGGAAAGAGCCAGGAACGACTCTAATGGTTTTAATTTGTCCCTCTCCTCAAACAGATGTAAGAACATACACAAATTAAGTAACTTTCAATTctaattacaggaaaaaaaatcatttatcttttgattAATCAAGTTTGCATACATTTCTGATGAATTTCTGGCTCTTAGTTCAGCTTAAAAAACTTGCAATCTTACTGAGTTGGTCTGCCCATGTAGATGCCAGGTGTAGGTGTGTGCGCTCTCTTGGTAATAGAATAATCCACTCGAATTCTTCTACCGTCCAGCTCCATTCCATTTGCCCTTTCCATAGCCTTTAAAGGAGAATAGGCACAGAAGTCATGCATACATAATTCACAAACGAGAGACTACTAAAACTACAACAAATTTAACATGTTttccatttgaaatttaaaaaattaaaattctctaaaCTTTTCCCAAACAGGGGGCAGGATTTTACATACGAAACCTTGATATATGCATGTCAACAGCATTGAGTTTTCTTACGTACACACAGACACTTAAACAGGCCTTTGCTGAAAGACTGGGGATAGCTACTGAGAACCATACAAGTTGGGCAACTCAAGTCTAGGCAACTCCAAGCAGAAACTGCAATTCAGCTGACAAGTCCAGGTTAGCCAAAAACCATTCCTTAGGTAACACACCGCCACCTAGTGAACTCCAAATATAAAAGAACTTCTAAACCTGCCAACATGCTCCTGGTCTTTATATCTGCACTCACATTCCCTATCACTCTGCCCTTCAGCACTAATACCAATAAATAGGATAGTAATTTCAACTACTTAACCAAATTTGCAAGTTCCTTGGAACTATAGTAAAgctgccattttcattttattttataaagaaataaacttggCAGGGTGGTTATGGGAGGAATCAAGAGCTAGGgcaaatttcatatttaaaaaaaatcttaattgtgGTATTATTTTATACTTCACAACTTTTACTTCAGGTCAGATACCTTaggattttttaaacttatactTTTATCTCTTAATtgagaacagaaataaacaaatcacaaatatataaccaaaaaaaggtcattatatttgacaaattaaaacattagaggggcgcctgggtggctcactgggttgcgtgtcccaactcttgatttcatgaagcctgcttaagattttctctctccctctgcgggAACCCAGCTCATGTGTGCACACGcttgctctcaaaataaataactaaataactaaataagaGAATGCTGATTAGAATGTCTATTACATAAATGACTTACAACCTGGTGTGTTATTTTGTTAGAATTATCTGGGGTTTTTAAACCTCCACAATATTGACATTTTTGGACTGCTAATTCTATATTgtgggaggctgtcctgtgcactgtaagAGGTCTGGCATCATTCCTGGCCTTCATCCACTAGATGCCACTAGCCTCTACTATTTTTGAAAGACaggcttttattatttatctgttttttctttctttctttttttaaagattttatttgagagagagagaaagcaagagagacagagcacatgagcaggggcagagggagagggagaagcagactcccctgctgagcagggagcccgacttggggcttgatcccagcaccctgggatcatgacctgagctgagggtagaagcttaacgactgagccacccaggcaccccaagatatgCTAACTTTTATTATGACTATTTATGTTGCAATCAAATGCTGTTGATGCATTCAGCAGTGACCTATGTCCAATTACTATCACatgtaaaatggtacatttattagttttttgttttttttttttaaagtaagctctatgcccatgtggggctcaaactcatgaccctgaaatcaagagttgcatgctctactaattgagccagccaggtaccccgcCATTTGTTAAGgtctgattattattttatttttttaaagataaggagttttttaaaaagttttttttttttaaagattttatttatttgacagagacagacagcgagagagagagaagacaagcagggggagtgggagaggaagaagcaggctcccagcggaggagcctgatgtggggctcgatcctgtaacgccgggatcccaccctgagccgaaggcagacgcttaacgactgcgccacccaggcgccccttaaaaaatattttattcatttatttgtcagagagcacaagcaggggaagcagtacgcagagcaggcagagggagaaggaggctccgcactgaacaaggagcctgatgtgggactcaatcccaggatcctgggattgtgacctgagccgaaggcagacgcttagccactgAGCTGCCCAGACGTCCTGAAAGGAAGAGTTTGAAACAAACTCAGGTTagggaatgaaagaaaacaagttaTGGAACCGGGAAACTATTAGTCAACTTTTAACAATATAATTATCACatcagaaaaatttcaaattgaaaagtaattataaaaacaaaattacctcCTTTGAGTCAtctattctttcaaaataaacaaaagcaaatcctCGTGATCGTCCAGTTCGCTGATCATAAACCACATTGACACCACTCAATGGTCCATATCGAGAAAATACTTCACGAAGATCTCTCTCTGTTGTGTATAAACTGAGGCCAAACACTCCAAGACAAGTGTTGGGATCTGGATTTGCCTGTTGAATAAATATGTGATTTAATTTCAAGCtccaaattgaaataaaaattaatacgcACAGAAATACtttgctttggggtgcctgggtggctcagtcagttgagcatctgcctttggcacaggtcatgaccccagggtcctgggatggagtcctgagtcgggctccctgctcagtgaggaatttgctgcttcttctccctgccccctcactcccgcgctctctctcgaataaataaggacggaaggaaggaaggaaggaaggaaggaaggaaggaaggaaggaaggaaggaagaaagacttTGCTTAAAACACCTCACCTAATACATAAAGACTATACTGTTTCAAGTCACTTGGGAAAGAAgactttaagaggaaaaaaac
This window contains:
- the TRA2A gene encoding transformer-2 protein homolog alpha, which gives rise to MSDVEENNFEGRESRSQSKSPTGTPARVKSESRSGSRSASRVSKHSESHSRSRSKSRSRSRRHSHRRYTRSRSHSHSHRRRSRSRSYTPEYRRRRSRSHSPMSNRRRHTGSRANPDPNTCLGVFGLSLYTTERDLREVFSRYGPLSGVNVVYDQRTGRSRGFAFVYFERIDDSKEAMERANGMELDGRRIRVDYSITKRAHTPTPGIYMGRPTHSGGGGGGGGGGGGGGGRRRDSYYDRGYDRGYDRYEDYDYRYRRRSPSPYYSRYRSRSRSRSYSPRRY